A window from Exiguobacterium marinum DSM 16307 encodes these proteins:
- a CDS encoding phage holin family protein, which yields MAIKLLVIIDYMTGLLTAANHKILNRDVMFEGGIHKDIVFFVIIVAVFTDEMINNSMSVLWTLVIYCYIARVGLIITEITSVSVPCRQRY from the coding sequence GTGGCGATTAAACTACTCGTCATCATAGATTATATGACAGGGCTTCTCACCGCAGCCAACCATAAAATACTAAATAGAGATGTCATGTTTGAGGGCGGCATCCATAAAGATATCGTCTTTTTTGTAATCATTGTTGCTGTCTTCACAGATGAGATGATTAATAATTCGATGTCTGTTTTATGGACACTAGTCATCTATTGCTATATTGCACGAGTGGGACTAATTATCACTGAAATCACAAGTGTATCGGTACCTTGTCGACAGCGGTATTGA
- a CDS encoding ParA family protein has protein sequence MNRDGKVISFINMKGGVGKTTLCIELADQISNRQKSDGSNYKILLIDIDPQANLTQAINEHFYPADEDIPTKSIELLFNKKPMGFKPEDIIVSLPNENLDLIPGELETVFLERASGNSTSQKLMDFILDYKIKESYDLIIVDCPPTYSIYTEMAFFVSDYYFIPVIPDKYSLLGVDLLERVVSDIILNNKNSIFKEKVPQNIGVIFTRVNVKEKPKQENYMNALKSSPLAKAKNLYIFPEHFKESNKLSTFELGKLVSDTEDQRLQKMMDNICDDFLARIDSFNNPTLEGDD, from the coding sequence ATGAACAGAGATGGAAAAGTTATTTCGTTTATAAATATGAAAGGCGGAGTTGGAAAAACAACATTATGTATCGAACTAGCCGATCAAATATCTAATAGACAAAAATCAGATGGATCAAACTATAAGATATTATTAATTGATATTGATCCACAGGCTAATTTAACTCAAGCTATAAATGAACATTTTTATCCTGCCGATGAGGATATTCCTACGAAATCTATTGAACTTCTTTTTAATAAAAAGCCAATGGGATTCAAGCCAGAAGATATAATTGTAAGTCTACCTAACGAAAACTTGGATTTGATTCCAGGTGAGTTGGAAACAGTATTTTTAGAGAGAGCAAGTGGAAATTCAACTAGTCAAAAACTAATGGATTTTATTCTGGATTACAAAATAAAAGAATCATACGATTTAATAATTGTAGATTGCCCACCTACATACTCAATTTATACCGAGATGGCTTTTTTCGTTAGTGACTACTATTTTATACCGGTAATTCCTGATAAATATTCATTGTTAGGTGTGGATTTGCTAGAACGTGTAGTTTCCGACATTATTTTAAACAATAAAAACTCCATATTTAAGGAAAAGGTACCACAAAATATCGGAGTAATTTTTACCAGAGTGAATGTGAAAGAAAAGCCAAAACAAGAAAATTACATGAATGCTCTTAAGTCATCTCCTCTTGCTAAAGCAAAGAATCTATACATTTTCCCTGAGCATTTTAAAGAATCTAATAAATTGTCTACATTTGAACTTGGAAAGTTAGTATCTGACACTGAAGATCAACGTTTACAAAAAATGATGGACAACATATGCGATGATTTTTTAGCAAGAATTGATAGCTTTAACAATCCTACATTGGAAGGAGACGATTAA
- a CDS encoding DUF3800 domain-containing protein: MKLVFCDESCHIQNDGFDSMVLGAIQCQEDNKTLHYSNIRSIKSKHGVSSWSEIKWVKVSPSKIEMYKELVDYFFQHEDLYLRVVIANGKKELDHEKFNDSDHDTWFYKMYYLLLNNLMEDKHEYRFFLDIKDTHGGEKLNTLNKIIKNNPRYFTSTYKIKDMVQIRSNESELLQLCDLFIGACSYKSRKMKTSDAKQELISYIESYISTSLITTTSIREKKFNRFVWTPRGTVVKE, encoded by the coding sequence ATGAAATTAGTTTTCTGTGATGAAAGCTGTCATATTCAAAATGATGGGTTTGACTCAATGGTTTTAGGAGCAATTCAATGTCAAGAGGATAATAAAACTCTGCACTATTCTAATATTCGTTCTATAAAGTCTAAGCATGGAGTCTCATCGTGGTCGGAAATTAAATGGGTGAAAGTTTCTCCAAGTAAGATTGAAATGTATAAGGAATTAGTGGATTATTTTTTTCAACACGAGGATTTATATCTAAGGGTTGTAATTGCTAATGGAAAAAAAGAATTAGATCATGAAAAATTTAATGATAGCGATCATGATACTTGGTTTTATAAAATGTATTATTTGTTATTAAATAATTTAATGGAAGATAAACATGAATATAGATTTTTTCTGGATATTAAGGATACTCATGGCGGAGAAAAATTAAATACATTAAATAAAATTATTAAAAATAATCCACGTTATTTTACTTCCACATATAAAATCAAGGATATGGTACAAATTAGGTCGAACGAAAGTGAACTTTTGCAGTTGTGCGATTTATTTATAGGCGCGTGTAGTTACAAATCTAGAAAAATGAAAACTAGCGATGCTAAACAAGAACTCATCTCATATATCGAAAGTTATATTTCTACTTCTTTAATCACAACAACATCGATTAGGGAGAAGAAATTTAATCGTTTTGTTTGGACTCCGAGAGGAACGGTGGTAAAGGAATGA
- a CDS encoding recombinase family protein produces MSEKRIGLYIRVSTEEQAVEGYSISGQRERLKAFCVAQS; encoded by the coding sequence ATGAGTGAAAAACGAATAGGACTCTATATTAGAGTTTCGACAGAAGAACAAGCTGTTGAAGGCTACTCTATTTCAGGTCAGCGTGAACGCTTAAAAGCATTTTGTGTCGCACAGAGTTAG
- a CDS encoding recombinase family protein — translation MDEGISGRSTERLALKKMMKDIEDGLIDVLLVYRLDRLTRSVRDLHDILDFLEKHNCQFRSATEVYDTSTAMGRMFITIVAAIAEWESANLGERVRLGQIEKARQGEWSAPAPYGFRKNNQKRLEVNPDEIEVVKLKAHKVKECNSFHQLLMYM, via the coding sequence GTGGATGAAGGGATCTCTGGACGTTCCACAGAGCGCCTAGCACTAAAGAAAATGATGAAAGACATCGAGGATGGGTTAATTGATGTACTACTAGTGTATCGACTTGATCGACTTACTAGAAGTGTTCGTGATTTACACGACATTTTGGATTTCCTTGAGAAACACAACTGTCAATTCCGTTCAGCAACAGAAGTCTATGATACCTCGACAGCTATGGGCAGAATGTTCATTACCATCGTAGCTGCTATAGCCGAATGGGAATCCGCGAACTTAGGTGAGCGAGTAAGACTCGGGCAGATTGAAAAAGCAAGACAAGGTGAATGGTCCGCTCCCGCTCCGTATGGCTTCAGAAAGAACAATCAAAAACGCCTGGAAGTAAATCCAGACGAGATTGAGGTCGTAAAACTAAAAGCACATAAGGTTAAAGAGTGTAACAGCTTCCATCAACTATTGATGTATATGTAA